DNA from Canis lupus baileyi chromosome 6, mCanLup2.hap1, whole genome shotgun sequence:
atctgatttttgtCAGCATAAACAACGACACAGCATAAAAATATGTCAACTAATCATTGATATTCCCAGGTGcaagtgttttaaaaatcttttccttctctaaacTAAACAGCTTCACCAGCGAGTTTTCAGGATGGTTATCACTCTCTGGCCTGAGTGATAGAAAAACACACATATCTTCATGCCTCTGAGACGCTTCCAGGATCTCGGGATCCTGTTCTCCTGCCTCATCAGAATGACTCCTAGGCCCTCAGATATTGGTCAATTGATTGAATGAATCAATTCATTGGTGAATGTGTGAAATGGTCAAAGTAGTTCAATGAAGGAGGTAAATTAGGAAGAATGACAGAGAAggatttaaattaattaatgcaCAAACGAAGAGGAATGACAAATGGACACTCAGTTGCCAGTGAGAGAACTGTGGAGTGGAAGGTGGGATAATAAAATATGCAACAAACACATGAGAGGGGACAACACAAAGCTGTTAAGATAGGTTTTTCTGCATTATCGGTGCacacagagggagcagagcctCACCTGGGCAGGTCCCTGGCCGGACGTCTTCCTACAAGTCAAGCAGATGAGCAAACATGTCAAAAGGGGGAATGTGAATGTCATTGTTTGCAGATGGGCCTCGTGTGGGGACTGCTCTTTGGGCCAGGGTGCTCTCATGTACCAGAGAGCGTGCTGGCGATCATTTACGCAGATCCCTCACTTTGCAGGCAAGGAGACTCAGTACAGGATGGTTAGTCGAGCTTCCCAGACAGCTCATACCAGAGcgaggacctgagcccaagtctcTGAAGCCGAACACCTATTGCACTTTTTGCTTTTGGCTTTAATAACACACTACCTACTCTTGTCACAACAGGGGTCCTCAGAAGCAGACACTGCCACGGCCATGTTACAGATGGGGTGAGGTGCCCCCAGGTGCCAGACAAGCTTGGAATTTAAATGAGAATCTCACACCGTCTTCATCTTGCTCAGTGGAGAACAAGAGTCCAACATTAAATACaccaataaatatgtaattaccAACTGTAATTAGTAATAGCCAGGTGAAGCTAAATAACTTGGTGCTCTGATGAGGAGTAGGATGAGAGCATTGTAGGCTGTGTGGCCGGGTGAAGCCTCTCAGGGAAAAAGACATTTAAGATGAAAAGCAGGAGAGACCCCGCAGCCAGCAGGATGTAAGGATACATGGACGAGCATTCCAGAAGGGGGAAAATTACATCATGATGCTCTGGGGGGTTGAGAACTGAGCCAGTGACTATAACTGGGGGGTGGTCAGCAGAGCAGGAATTGCTGTGCTTCTCTTCCAGTGGCTGACTAATTATCTTAAAGAGAGTCACAGCTTTGAGTGAAGATTAGATCCAGAAGCACCAGACATCAGCTGAACCCCAACTGATCACGGGGCGCAGGGAGAGGGCAGGACTTGACCAGACACTGCTAGGGGCCGGAAGCAGATCGCGGTTTGGGTTGCTGGCAGGACATTTCCTGTCCCTCACCATGGACACATCCCCAGTCGTGCCTATTTCCATGAAAACAAAGGTCACAGTAACAAAATACCCGAAATAAATActaacctatttttttcttgagcCAACAGCAGAATAGGGCCATAATGGTGGGACCGAGGACGCCAAGCAGCCCCTCCAAGATTCCTGAGGTGAGCAGTTCCTCTCTGTCCTccacgggcactgaggggagagGTCTACACATGAGCCCCCGTGCAAGGTGCTGGCCTTGGGAGAGCAGATGTCTCGAGGCTGGGCTGAGGCCAAGGTCTGCTCCTCCAGAgtgaggggggcaggggtggcaggcCTGAATGATGTGACTTGCAGCTCATCACACTGATGGCAGGAGAGAGGCACCAGCCTTCACATGCTCTGTGCCCCTCAGACATACCTCCCAGGACAGCACCACCCACAGACACTCCATCGTTGGTAGCACAGTGCCAGAAATTCTGTGGGGTCAGGATGCTGGAAAGAGGCATTGATTGACCAAGACAGTTCAACAGCCTGAGCTGTACCTGTGATGTTGAGTGTCACCACCTCGCTGTGCTGGGCCCCCAGGCCATTGTCAGCTTCACAGGAGTAGTTTCCAGAATGCTCCATGGTCAGAGAGAGGTTGAAGGACGCTCCTCCAGAGGGGGCTGAGCTGCTTCCCAGGGTGACATTCTCATGATAAAACTGGTACAGGATCGGGGGAGAGCCCCCGTGGGCCTCACAGTGAAGCTCTACCATGTCCCCAGGGAAGACCTGGGCCCCAGGCACCTTGAGGGTGAGGATGGGGCGGGACACTGGACCTGAGGGAGATGGCGGGCCATCAGAGAGGGTTCCCATGTCGTGACAGACCCATAATCCCTGCCCACACAAGCTCAACCCCCTTGAACTTCCCCGGGGTAACCCAGGGGAACGTGGAGCCCAGCTAGTGGGGATGCTAGCGAGACAGAAGGTCGCAAACTTACTTCTAACGGTGATGCTCACGAGCTCGCTAACACTGGGGCCGTAGCCGTTGTCGGCCGTGCAGTAGTATTTCTCCGAATCACTCTCCGTTACCCTTGGGATCTCGAAATTCGCGGATAGTGAGCGCTGGGTCTTTGTTTCCAGGTTCAAACCCAGGGCCCCTTTGTACCAGGAGAAGGTGATGTGTCCCGTGCCCTGGGTGGCCAAACAGATGAGAACCAGCTTCTTTCCCTTCTGCACTTGTCCCTCTGGAGGCTGTGTCTCCAAGCTCACATTCCAGACCGGGACTCCTACACAAACACAAGGTGACACAGGTGGGGTGACCGTCCTGAAAGCAAAGGTCTTAGGTAAAGCCAATAATTTGTACAGTTTAATGGTGGCAGGTGGTGGTATTCTGAAGGGTGTTTTTGCTGATTTGGGTCAGCCTTGGTCAGGTGGATGGTGGTAGGGTGAGGAAGGCCAATGGGTACAGCACCCCCTCCCTCCAGGACCCTGGCTTCTCAAACCCTCACTCTACAAGGCACAGCAATACAGTGGCCATAGTCCAGATTGCAGATCAAGCTTTCTGGCCTGGAATGCTGGTTGTACATCTTACTGTGTGTGCTCCAATGGcttctcttctctgttctctgagactcagttccCAGTCTAAACAATGTGAGAGGTCATGATAGTTATCTCCTACAGCTGGGGCGGTTCCATTACATAATGCATTTGGGGCCTAGAGCGGGGCCTGCTGCCCAGCAGTTGTTGGTTCTGGTCCAGCCTCACCAGTGCTGAGTTTTGAGCAAGGGTAGGAAAGCCAACCTTCTGGAGGAATTCCACATCCGCTTCCCGGCACCATGGACGCATCCTTGTCTGAGAATGGGGGAGGACGTTAGAGTGTCCACCCTGATGTGGAGTGACATGGTTCAGAGTCACAAAAcactcccttctcttcctctctttcaaaaCCCAGCCCCAGCCTCTCCTCCGGGAGCTTCCTGCACAAAGCCAGCCCTTACCATCCAGGTCTGGTTTCTGCAGCTCCCTtgactcccaccaccaccacgcgTTTCCTCCTAGCCGTGGAGAGTGCCGAGGGCACTTCTGGACATCACGGGCCATGATTATGTAGTGATTCACCCCCACTCTCCAGCACCGGAGGACACAGTGAGGGGTTCCTAAGACTCCTCTGTGCACTTGAGCAGGATTAGCAAGAATAAGGGAAGACCCCTCAAGGACTCTGATAAGGAGAGAAGCTCAGGCACAGGCAAGCTTCCGACAGCTCCTCCTTCTGCAGGGAAGAGCAAACCCGTGCCCTACCTGAGTCAGCCCCCAGTGCAGGGCCCCCCACGCTCACCTTGCACCTGTATCTGGATCCTTGGGCTCCGAGTGACTTTCTGTGCCGAGGTCTTTGCTTCACACCAGTAGGATCCCGAGTCTTTCCTCCACACAGTGGGAACCTGGAGCACCGGGTCACTGCCACAGCCCAGATCCAGGGCCTGGTCATCTCTGAAGAAGCAGAACTGGAGCTGGTCATCCAGCTGCTGAGAAGTGGCCTCAGTCTCACAGGTCAGGGTCATTGATCTCCCCTCcaagggccaggagggcctggctgTCAGATGCAGTGCTAGAGAGGAGGACAAAAGACATGCCAGGGAAATGGGTTTCAGAGTTCCTGTAAGAGGCACGTTGTGTTCTCAACATTTGAAACAAGGCCCAAACAACCTGCATATTGAGTGCAGAGACCACCCCCCAGCTCAGCACCACCTGCCCCTGGGCAGCACCTCCTCTCTCCACAAGGCAACCTCCATCTTCAGCTTGATTCCCACTCTGTGAGTTAAAACCCCCTGTTTTGGAGACAGGACAGGGTGCTGATGACCGTTATCAGAGATGGTAAAGCCTGAGGTTTCAGAAAAAGTGAGTGTGTCTCATTCATTCTTGTTGTAAACTAGTTGGTTATCTTCTGCCCACCCCGCCGGGCATCCCAGAGCCACACTGTCTTTCATGGACAGAATGTGACACCAGAGGGTCTGCCAATCAGGGGAAGTTAGAGGAATTCAGTGCTTTCTTTATGGATTGTCTCCCACCCCTGTTAGTGCTGCTCCCCATGGAAGGAACAGGCTCACACTTGCCTGAAAGTGCCACGTGCCCACACCCAGCTCCCTGGCTCTGGGATTTCATGCAAACCTCTGTAGAAGCCACAGTTGTGAGGGACAATTTCAATCCATACCTTAACCCTCAGGAATGTCTCCCTTGTTGGCTGTAAGGGCTCTTCTCGGGGTGGGCTACAGACGGGCAAAGCTGGGTCCCGCTTCCCTTCGTCTCCATCGGCCCAGCTGCAGCACCCAGGAAACACCAAATCCCTGAGTACACTGGCTCTTGAGGCATGTGTCTATCCAACTCAGAGCCTCTGCTCTTTAGGAAAGTTTAGGAAGTTTCCCTCCTCACCAGATGAAAATGCCAAGTGTTCTCAATCGCAGAGAGGTGATTGCTGCACCAACACCTATCATCCTCCAGCCTGGCTCCTCGAATGCTTTACCCAAGcacttttaaaactcaattcCAACACTGGTACCAGGATGTTTGCTCTGGGACCTGGGATTCCTGTGCACTGGGGGCTGTTTTCTCTCCTTGGAAAAATGCAGTCCCCAGAGCACTGCGGACAGCACAGCTCTTGGACAAAGAAGGGAATAAAGCAGACATCTAGGCACCTGACCCCACCCTTCTGAATGGGGCGGGTGGTGTAGAGCAGACACCGGACAGGCAGTTTGCAAGGGCGGGAGCTCAGTCTTGCAGCTCGGAACTTGTTTCAGATCATTCTCAGGTATTCCCCGGAGTACCTGGCAAATGCCGGGGGGTGGAAGCTTTGTTTCTTCTGGATGTGGTTTTGGATTTCTGCTTAGGCTCAGATTGGGCACATGCATTTGTAGGGTGAAAGGGTCAGGCATGAGGCATGTTGGCACTAACCCTCGGCCTGAGTTCAGCTTGGACAAACCTTAGGAGAGCACCCAGAAGGCTGGTTTGGCCCTAAATATCTCTGGCCACTGGCCCTCCAGAGCTTTGTCCCCTGGCTGTACGTGTGACCTGTGTTCTTGAGGTGACAGGAAGTCTCTTTGAGCCCTGGGGTTAGTGCCCTAAGTATAAGAGAGCAGTTCTGATGTATCCTGGGTTGAAACCCACTTCAGTGGAAGATTCCTTCTGGGGGAAATCTTCCTCCTCTCTTCGTCTGGTAAAGGTGAATCAGAATCCGAGCAATGGCAGGTTTGCACCAACCAGGGCCTCAGAAGGAAGCCGCACAGGGCAGCAGTTGTGGCGACAGAGCAGGGCCGGGAATGCAAAGGAGGCAGAGAGCTACTGCACTTTCACATGACCCAGGGGCCGACCGTCATGTCCTCCACGGATGTCAGATGGCAGTGTTTCCACCGTCACTCCTTGGGGAGCCCTCTATGGGGAGACAAGGGGCCTTGGAGCCCCCCAGGCTGGGAAGGCAGAGATTCTTCTAATATCTATCTTCCACACTCTCTGACTTCCTGTGGAAGCGCATCTCCCTTCCTGAGCTCACACTTCCCACAGAAAGGACTGTGGTTTTGAGAAGGTCAGAGCAAGGCCTGCTCTCCTAGCTGAGCAGCCATGTGTCAGGTGCACAAACTGGTCTGAACACAGGCAGCTGGTCCCCGGGGGAGCCGCTGTCATAGTAGACCTCAGCGGCTGTCACCAAATGTCACACAGCATCcacgggccccctgcatggaccGGCCCAGTGACAAGATGCC
Protein-coding regions in this window:
- the LOC140635429 gene encoding Fc receptor-like protein 1 isoform X3: MTLTCETEATSQQLDDQLQFCFFRDDQALDLGCGSDPVLQVPTVWRKDSGSYWCEAKTSAQKVTRSPRIQIQVQDKDASMVPGSGCGIPPEGVPVWNVSLETQPPEGQVQKGKKLVLICLATQGTGHITFSWYKGALGLNLETKTQRSLSANFEIPRVTESDSEKYYCTADNGYGPSVSELVSITVRSPVSRPILTLKVPGAQVFPGDMVELHCEAHGGSPPILYQFYHENVTLGSSSAPSGGASFNLSLTMEHSGNYSCEADNGLGAQHSEVVTLNITVPVEDREELLTSGILEGLLGVLGPTIMALFCCWLKKKIGRRPARDLPRSPPRPVPQASNYVNSAAPLQGQSVYENVNVVSGDEIYSLVYHTQQERQAAANPLRTHTEDQDASAIYFRLKNTSDTSVTDVDYEDAM
- the LOC140635429 gene encoding Fc receptor-like protein 1 isoform X1, giving the protein MLLGLVLLLCAQPREPTSEALHLTARPSWPLEGRSMTLTCETEATSQQLDDQLQFCFFRDDQALDLGCGSDPVLQVPTVWRKDSGSYWCEAKTSAQKVTRSPRIQIQVQDKDASMVPGSGCGIPPEGVPVWNVSLETQPPEGQVQKGKKLVLICLATQGTGHITFSWYKGALGLNLETKTQRSLSANFEIPRVTESDSEKYYCTADNGYGPSVSELVSITVRSPVSRPILTLKVPGAQVFPGDMVELHCEAHGGSPPILYQFYHENVTLGSSSAPSGGASFNLSLTMEHSGNYSCEADNGLGAQHSEVVTLNITVPVEDREELLTSGILEGLLGVLGPTIMALFCCWLKKKIGRRPARDLPRSPPRPVPQASNYVNSAAPLQGQSVYENVNVVSGDEIYSLVYHTQQERQAAANPLRTHTEDQDASAIYFRLKNTSDTSVTDVDYEDAM
- the LOC140635429 gene encoding Fc receptor-like protein 1 isoform X2 — translated: MLLGLVLLLCAQPREPTSEALHLTARPSWPLEGRSMTLTCETEATSQQLDDQLQFCFFRDDQALDLGCGSDPVLQVPTVWRKDSGSYWCEAKTSAQKVTRSPRIQIQVQGVPVWNVSLETQPPEGQVQKGKKLVLICLATQGTGHITFSWYKGALGLNLETKTQRSLSANFEIPRVTESDSEKYYCTADNGYGPSVSELVSITVRSPVSRPILTLKVPGAQVFPGDMVELHCEAHGGSPPILYQFYHENVTLGSSSAPSGGASFNLSLTMEHSGNYSCEADNGLGAQHSEVVTLNITVPVEDREELLTSGILEGLLGVLGPTIMALFCCWLKKKIGRRPARDLPRSPPRPVPQASNYVNSAAPLQGQSVYENVNVVSGDEIYSLVYHTQQERQAAANPLRTHTEDQDASAIYFRLKNTSDTSVTDVDYEDAM